From Vanacampus margaritifer isolate UIUO_Vmar chromosome 8, RoL_Vmar_1.0, whole genome shotgun sequence, a single genomic window includes:
- the LOC144056043 gene encoding msx2-interacting protein has translation MVRETRHLWVGNLPEHVREEKIVEHFKRYGRVESVKVLRKRGSEGGVAAFVDFVDIKSAQKAHNAVNKMGDRDLRTDYNEPGSVPSAVRGLDDTSPSSTRDVAGFSRGTVGPVFGPPVSLHTREGRYERRIDGSSETRERAYDHSPYGHHERSGTFDRQRHYNADYYRERSLFATASAGSSAISGTFEASDPHFDSRIRDPFSLAPATRRDLYRDDRGRRVDRTYHHRRSRSSHSSQSRHPSPQRTTGQTSKTAHSPKRALLSPGRGPQSQSRSRSSSSDSVSSTSSTGSGSDSNSSSSDGSRARSVQSSAAHAPPQSSMVLDSDEPRRSFGIKVQNLPARSTDTSLKDGLFHEFKKYGKVTSVQIHGASEDRYGLVFFRQQEDQEKALSVAKGKLFFGVLIEVTAWNGPETESENEFRPLDGRIDEFHPKATRTLFIGNLEKTTSREQLFEIFQRFGEIVDIDIKKINGVPQYAFVQYSDIASVCKAIKKMDGEYLGSNRLKLGFGKSMPTACVWLDGLTTNITEQYLTRHFCRYGHVVKVLFDRMKGMALIFYNNTDFAQNAVRETKGWKIGGSKIKVDFASQESQLAFFRAMQTSGQDIRELYEIPPERREDRRPLYHEFTAERAYYETIRTPGLYTEDARREYAARTRDRFPELEHFQGEHYDPRYHEDPRDYRDYRDPFEQDIRKYTYIQRERERFEADRSRWSPSHRRPITPAVSPSPSERAPRESERRVYSQSSERSDSVSSLSPPHFEKTEKNLLEHASKSEKISQPDKVVVSEKTKRPKRKERGEKAERVKSRKVTGQSPSNTLPETEPDTALEVGTGRGKGAEQDAQDRQKYKGDNDSITGNQFSSAHHDSVKSERSETAKGDNSDMDGKNRLKKHIKTETGNDGKDSTVDSERLVARKRRFADSSGRTVHQKRSKLNEEDCNQSQDPSAIAPYGKEIDSDKHKDAQRRDSRFKSGNPKDVQEDVKVLREKPEGSLDPPESKRLPAAHTTSRRFSHEGNADQGSAREQEHGGIFKLSGQAPETAKNVKVKEEHVDIDLSQSYRKQMELNRRLHQQQHRESDKLGKPDKSGSTQENESEDLEHRSLVHEVGKPPEDVTDNFPSHKQKKLDHFDTEGIKRERVYRSFRQKSEDPEWNNTSSPGHQFPHHTEDDFDHSQKELARNEKMNPDLELLAKRTHNAHVNKANTPNTEEDQQKRWESRVKRNMLPDINFSRNLNKNVHNRKRSEYGVWHDIEPGEVRSDSEEDREAKPRSPVASTSKSFSERPRGERFSDPKIAHLERNKFYSFALDQTITPDTKALLERAKSLSSSREDNWSFLDYDSHFASLRNRKDTEKIESTPRPTPSWYMKKKKIRSGSEDKLDDRKEEPKPEAQERRELFASRFLHSPVFELDSRRLQHLERKYEEAELAQNQSNQHGSIDGELDSGPVVLFHSRFLEFTRLQQQKNKTQPQKMIEEMEIEKASTEKPEILQSPETKDSITGPEIKPISPAEELDTISHMVLKDLPPIEQMSQLPTEPSPTMVFIKQEKEIEPETLPVHYPPTETTTYSEDVFVKHETNYLEDNYKLSPSEIKVDDVAEDVKPAVEEQSSCSLHEFVSSSEPDVDYVTTHTEVPQAVSSTLPTHEECIVQKEPYCPVSEPEEEKTLEIKESNDDVNTEGNSAPKDYKTKEMKTNKSKPSPTEVASTVVPASAPEKQATRKSERIDKEKLKRGSSPRAESKSTGKSPLHGSDADVSEQSISSGRARRRNVKSVYATPVEDEVPCRTAKDIHESPRSARKRATDKDPTHQQNNDQDVPAPTPPVKRGRPPKKKQGEVASAIKIDKIKMENKAAEPNESESCERIPRNLKGKSSPSATKGSTSHLSTTQLCGSTKKGEQLELTEGNDQVMDCTDENTLTLLDAPKEARSPQVDQTKEEKDKHKREMVKDNDPLNEKIYEDSSNGKEEDPLALEEKSTTEKDKLVKGKSKSPRTPKSPVLKNLKIRLNVKEVKDHVSKCTSRGTNSEDGEISFLESKEHLETSKNLSSHEMELEQALENIAKLTDPSFPREPQTPTGPITDLKGFSDEEKTNPASETELIAAIDSITAEDVAVSVSQAPSISVDISSEPEMQESIQPAKDDEPEMSTVNIQEGPLLPATPKKGNKGRPKTHKRPKGQKQARKDSKEPPLNDETSTLLVQNTAGSSIKIVPEIVPSAATAAVITPTSWKPEPEPLAIKAPDVKESESATEEQIQRIKTVYPQSKSPVGPKPQSPSLSPLACRPNIKPIQNSRAPVSPPDWLRPSVDTVAPSLPALPLAPKENQHSPDSENTDIERGSSDLRQILLKHKTISLPGSSYVPINPPAVQDQILTERNTTLAGVPNKSPLPDCRLSSQSVRTPATQPSPETKSVISVIASTALHPSVISRVCLPPEHEDKVNQGVDMALPKHNYRPSKDDPGPYHGPTIGDEGGSATRFIVESSTLSTGSCPGLRVNTSEGVVVLSHSGQKTEGPQRISAKISQIPQATAGDMESQQLVSMPQIKQEMYSHPQSGLQKGSFQTDHHSGKTQSAFSSNKQEGTSLEKMEPTYHSGPQGVVKRLAQGVGNQSMSSMYLQEYLPTKHQKKIDSGDSHSTDGSKAQWASAISPAISPHLPSPPGNHVGFVTAAGDRTPSHLGGNKQEPRSPRKSSHPHSQFTKVSSPIGSSSPKGIPVMLPTGLPAMQQFITGVHHPEQSVIMPPHSVAGGLGRMSPHPSTQSIPVGHLVQGDVRVNTPPLSVMSYGMHSESLASPWSGSMQQRPTSPQTASRDKVLKVNPSALRSHDVDQEESRRFHQQGRQPAAQLKPETMQSDPRGGFRSGVPIEAYMAQREMRALLHQQGERSSTDPHSGHLQESHPPTSAPSSLPMSLSPRAHILPKAVSEKDLSKPLEAKRPHSPLPKDGLMGIRQPGPTISSPQRAALMPPGLSGAFPEYSQMYPNPRGVHSQMPDTTHIVPDGKIAQPVNMVQLLTKYPIVWQGLLALKNDTAAVQLHFVCGNKALAHRSLPLQEGGAFLRIVQRMRLEASQLESVARRMTGECDFCLLLALPCGRDQDDVLNQTQALKSAFINYLQTKLAAGIINIPNPGSNQPAFVLQIFPPCEFSESHLSQLAPDLLNRISSISPHLMIVITSV, from the exons ATGGTTCGGGAAACCAGACACCTTTGGGTGGGGAATTTACCCGAACACGTCCGAGAGGAGAAAATTGTGGAGCATTTTAAAAG GTATGGACGTGTGGAGAGTGTTAAGGTCCTGCGGAAGCGGGGGTCAGAAGGCGGTGTTGCAGCCTTTGTGGATTTTGTGGATATTAAAAGCGCTCAGAAGGCTCACAATgccgtcaacaaaatgggtgaCAGGGACCTTCGGACTGACTACAATGAACCTGGGTCAGTCCCAAGTGCTGTTCGGGGCCTTGATGACACCTCGCCCTCGAGCACTCGAGACGTTGCAGGATTCTCTAGGGGAACAGTTGGACCTGTGTTTGGCCCCCCTGTGTCCCTTCACACCAGAGAGGGGCGTTATGAACGGAGGATAGATGG TAGTTCAGAAACCCGTGAACGTGCGTATGACCACAGCCCATATGGACACCATGAGCGCAGTGGCACATTTGACAGACAGCGGCACTACAATGCGGACTATTACAGGGAGCGCTCTTTGTTTGCTACTGCCAGTGCAGGGAGCAGTGCCATCAGCGGAACATTTGAGGCATCAGACCCTCATTTTGACTCTAGAATTCGAGACCCCTTCTCCCTTGCGCCTGCGACACGTCGCGACCTCTACAGAGATGATAGAGGACGGCGTGTTGATCGAACGTACCATCACCGCCGGAGCCGATCGTCCCATTCCTCACAGTCTCGACATCCTTCCCCCCAACGGACAACTGGACAGACTTCCAAAACTGCTCATTCCCCTAAGCGAGCTCTTCTGTCCCCTGGAAGAGGCCCACAGTCTCAATCTCGCAGCAGATCTTCAAGCTCTGATTCCGTGAGCAGCACCAGCAGTACAGGCAGTGGCAG CGACTCCAACAGCAGCTCAAGCGATGGATCCCGAGCGCGTTCTGTTCAGTCGTCAGCCGCACATGCACCACCTCAGTCATCAATGGTGCTTGATTCGGATGAGCCCCGTAGAAGCTTTGGGATTAAAGTGCAAAACCTACCAGCACGGTCCACAG ATACAAGCTTAAAAGACGGATTATTCCATGAGTTCAAGAAATATGGCAAAGTGACCTCCGTGCAGATCCATGGAGCTTCAGAAGATCGCTATGGTTTGGTGTTCTTTAGACAGCAAGAGGATCAAGAGAAAGCCCTTAGTGTCGCTAAAGGAAAACTGTTCTTTGGCGTGCTGATAGAAGTCACAGCGTGGAATGGTCCTG AAACGGAAAGTGAGAATGAGTTCAGGCCTCTGGATGGCAGGATAGATGAATTCCACCCAAAAGCCACCAGAACATTATTCATTGGCAACCTTGAGAAAACAACCAGCCGAGAACAACTTTTTGAAATTTTTCAACGCTTTGGAGAAATTGTC GACATTGACATCAAGAAAATAAATGGAGTTCCTCAGTATGCATTTGTACAGTATTCTGATATTGCCAGTGTTTGCAAGGCAATTAAAAAGATGGATGGCGAGTATCTTGGCAGTAATAGACTAAAG CTTGGTTTTGGGAAAAGTATGCCCACAGCGTGTGTTTGGCTTGATGGACTGACAACCAATATTACAGAGCAGTACCTCACGCGCCATTTCTGTCGTTATGGACATGTTGTCAAG gttttatttGACAGAATGAAAGGGATGGCCCTCATTTTCTACAACAACACAGATTTTGCTCAGAACGCTGTGAGAGAGACCAAAGGCTGGAAGATTGGAGGCAGCAAAATTAAG GTGGACTTTGCAAGTCAAGAGAGCCAACTAGCATTCTTCAGAGCTATGCAGACATCTGGTCAAGACATTAGAGAGCTTTATGAAATCCCTCCTGAACGACG GGAGGATCGCAGGCCCCTGTACCATGAATTTACAGCAGAGAGGGCTTACTATGAAACTATACGCACGCCTGGCCTTTACACAGAAGATGCTCGGAGAGAGTATGCTGCTCGCACTAGGGACCGATTCCCTGAATTAGAACATTTTCAAGGGGAACATTATGACCCACGTTACCATGAAGATCCACGGGACTACAGGGACTACAGAGATCCCTTTGAGCAAGACATTAGAAAATACACATATATTCAAAGAGAACGAGAACGTTTTGAAGCTGACAGAAGCAGATGGAGTCCCTCTCATCGGCGGCCAATTACCCCTGCAGTGTCACCATCACCGTCGGAGCGAGCTCCTAGAGAATCAGAGCGGCGAGTTTATAGCCAGTCCTCTGAAAGAAGTGATAGTGTAAGCTCACTCTCACCTCCACACTttgaaaaaactgaaaagaatTTGCTAGAACATGCCTCAAAGAGTGAAAAGATCAGCCAACCCGATAAAGTGGTGGTTTCCGAGAAAACCAAGCGACCCAAACGAAAAGAGAGAGGTGAAAAAGCAGAGAGAGTCAAATCAAGGAAAGTAACGGGGCAATCACCATCCAATACACTCCCAGAAACAGAGCCTGATACTGCTCTGGAGGTAGGCACAGGAAGAGGAAAGGGAGCTGAACAAGATGCCCAAGACAGGCAGAAATATAAAGGAGATAATGACTCTATTACTGGAAATCAGTTCTCATCTGCTCACCATGACTCTGTGAAAAGCGAAAGATCTGAAACTGCAAAAGGTGATAATTCTGATATGGATGGAAAAAATCGActcaaaaaacatattaaaactgAGACTGGAAATGATGGGAAAGATTCAACAGTGGATTCAGAACGCCTTGTCGCAAGAAAAAGGCGCTTTGCTGATTCAAGTGGAAGGACTGTGCATCAAAAGCGAAGCAAGCTTAATGAAGAGGATTGTAATCAATCACAAGATCCTAGTGCGATTGCACCATATGGGAAAGAGATAGACTCTGATAAACACAAAGATGCCCAACGTAGAGATTCAAGATTTAAAAGTGGAAATCCGAAGGATGTTCAAGAGGACGTTAAAGTATTGAGAGAGAAACCAGAGGGATCGTTGGACCCTCCTGAGTCGAAACGACTCCCAGCAGCCCACACTACATCCCGAAGATTTTCACATGAGGGAAATGCAGACCAAGGGTCTGCGAGAGAACAGGAACACGGTGGAATTTTCAAATTAAGTGGTCAGGCGCCTGAAACTGCGAAAAACGTCAAGGTTAAGGAGGAGCATGTTGATATTGACCTGTCTCAGAGTTACCGCAAGCAAATGGAGCTAAATAGACGGTTGCATCAGCAGCAACATCGAGAGTCTGACAAACTTGGAAAACCTGACAAATCAGGAAGTACACAAGAAAATGAAAGTGAAGATTTGGAACACCGCAGTCTCGTGCATGAAGTTGGTAAACCACCTGAGGATGTCACAGATAATTTTCCCTCTCACAAACAAAAGAAGCTTGACCACTTTGACACTGAAGGAATTAAGAGAGAGCGTGTCTACAGGAGCTTCAGGCAAAAAAGTGAAGATCCTGAATGGAACAACACTTCCTCTCCAGGACACCAGTTTCCTCACCATACAGAGGATGACTTTGATCATTCTCAGAAAGAGCTTGccagaaatgaaaaaatgaaccCCGATTTGGAGCTGCTTGCCAAAAGGACACATAATGCACATGTAAATAAAGCCAACACACCCAATACAGAAGAGGATCAACAAAAGCGATGGGAGAGCAGAGTGAAGCGAAACATGCTACCTGACATAAACTTTTCTAGAAAtctaaacaaaaatgttcacaaCCGCAAACGTTCGGAATATGGTGTTTGGCATGATATAGAGCCAGGGGAGGTTAGATCAGACTCTGAAGAGGATCGAGAAGCCAAACCCCGTTCTCCTGTGGCATCTACTTCAAAGTCTTTTTCAGAGAGGCCGAGGGGTGAGAGATTCTCAGACCCAAAAATAGCACATCTTGAAAGAAATAAATTCTACTCCTTTGCACTTGACCAGACGATCACACCAGATACAAAGGCTCTACTTGAGCGTGCAAAATCTCTCTCATCTTCCAGAGAAGATAACTGGTCCTTCTTAGATTACGATTCTCACTTTGCAAGTTTACGTAACCGGAAAGATACAGAGAAGATAGAATCAACACCACGGCCTACACCATCATGgtatatgaaaaagaaaaagatccgaAGTGGATCTGAAGATAAACTTGATGATCGAAAAGAAGAGCCAAAGCCAGAAGCACAAGAACGAAGAGAGTTGTTTGCCTCCCGTTTCCTTCACAGCCCTGTTTTTGAATTGGACTCTCGACGACTTCAGCATCTGGAACGAAAATATGAAGAAGCTGAGCTTGCTCAAAATCAAAGTAATCAGCATGGAAGTATAGATGGTGAACTTGACTCTGGTCCAGTGGTTCTTTTCCATAGTCGGTTTTTGGAATTTACAAGATTGCAGCAACAAAAGAATAAGACCCAACCGCAAAAAATGATAGAGGAGATGGAAATTGAAAAAGCATCAACAGAAAAGCCAGAAATATTGCAATCACCTGAAACTAAAGATTCTATTACTGGGCCAGAAATAAAGCCCATCAGTCCTGCTGAGGAGTTAGACACTATCTCACATATGGTGCTAAAAGACCTTCCTCCAATAGAACAGATGTCTCAATTACCCACTGAACCATCTCCTACTATGGTTTTCATAAAGCAGGAAAAAGAAATCGAACCTGAAACTCTGCCTGTGCATTATCCACCAACTGAGACTACCACTTATTCAGAAGATGTATTTGTCAAACATGAAACCAATTATTTAGAGGATAATTACAAACTTTCTCCTTCTGAAATCAAAGTGGATGATGTTGCAGAAGATGTCAAACCTGCTGTAGAAGAGCAGAGTAGCTGCAGTTTGCATGAATTTGTAAGCAGTTCAGAACCAGACGTTGATTATGTGACAACACATACTGAAGTCCCCCAAGCCGTAAGTTCTACACTACCGACTCATGAAGAGTGTATAGTGCAGAAAGAGCCATACTGCCCAGTTTCAGAGCctgaggaagagaaaacacTTGAAATTAAAGAGTCCAACGACGATGTCAACACAGAGGGAAACTCTGCTCCTAAGGactataaaacaaaagaaatgaaGACTAATAAGAGCAAACCATCTCCAACAGAAGTTGCCTCAACTGTTGTACCTGCATCAGCTCCTGAAAAACAAGCCACGCGAAAGAGTGAGCGCATTGACAAAGAGAAACTGAAACGTGGTTCCTCTCCAAGGGCGGAATCTAAGTCTACAGGCAAATCTCCCCTTCACGGCTCGGATGCTGATGTCTCGGAGCAGAGCATATCATCAGGCAGAGCCAGACGTAGGAATGTGAAATCTGTGTATGCGACCCCGGTTGAAGATGAAGTGCCATGTCGTACTGCAAAGGATATTCATGAGTCCCCACGTTCTGCAAGAAAACGGGCTACAGATAAAGACCCTACACACCAGCAGAACAATGATCAAGATGTACCCGCTCCCACTCCTCCAGTTAAACGTGGCCGCCCCCCCAAGAAGAAGCAGGGCGAAGTTGCTTCAGCAATTAaaatagacaaaataaaaatggaaaacaaagcgGCAGAGCCAAATGAATCTGAGAGTTGTGAAAGAATCCCAAGAAATTTGAAGGGAAAATCCTCCCCTAGTGCCACAAAAGGTTCTACTAGTCACTTGTCTACAACACAACTATGTGGAtcaacaaaaaaaggagaacaattaGAGTTGACAGAGGGCAATGATCAGGTAATGGATTGTACTGATGAGAATACCTTGACTTTGCTAGATGCACCTAAAGAAGCCCGATCACCTCAAGTTGAccaaacaaaagaggaaaaagacaaacacaaaagagAAATGGTCAAAGACAATGATCCTCTTAATGAAAAAATTTATGAAGATTCATCGAATGGCAAAGAGGAAGATCCCCTTGCGCTGGAAGAAAAAAGCACCACAGAAAAAGATAAGCTTGTTAAAGGAAAAAGCAAGTCACCAAGGACCCCAAAATCTCCTGTTCTGAAGAACCTAAAGATCAGACTCAATGTTAAAGAGGTTAAAGATCATGTTTCAAAGTGCACCAGTAGAGGTACTAATAGTGAAGACGGTGAAATTTCTTTTTTGGAAAGTAAGGAACATCtggaaacatctaaaaattTAAGTTCACACGAGATGGAATTGGAACAGGCCCTGGAGAACATTGCCAAACTCACAGATCCGTCTTTTCCAAGAGAACCTCAAACTCCAACTGGCCCAATCACAGACTTGAAAGGCTTCTCAGATGAAGAAAAAACGAATCCAGCTAGTGAAACGGAACTCATTGCTGCTATTGACTCCATTACTGCCGAAGATGTAGCCGTGTCTGTATCCCAAGCACCATCTATAAGCGTTGATATAAGTTCAGAACCAGAGATGCAAGAATCAATTCAGCCGGCCAAAGACGACGAACCTGAAATGAGTACTGTTAATATCCAAGAGGGGCCTCTCCTGCCAGCCACACCCAAAAAGGGCAATAAGGGAAGACCTAAAACACATAAACGTCCTAAAGGCCAAAAGCAAGCACGGAAAGATTCAAAAGAACCTCCACTAAATGACGAGACCTCAACTCTTTTAGTTCAGAACACGGCTGGCTCCAGTATAAAGATTGTCCCAGAAATTGTTCCATCAGCAGCCACTGCTGCCGTTATCACCCCCACTTCATGGAAGCCAGAACCAGAGCCTCTGGCTATCAAGGCACCTGATGTGAAAGAGTCAGAATCAGCCACTGAAGAGCAAATTCAACGTATCAAAACTGTTTACCCCCAGTCCAAAAGTCCAGTTGGCCCTAAGCCACAATCACCCTCCCTGTCACCATTAGCATGCAGACCAAATATTAAACCCATTCAAAACAGTAGAGCGCCTGTCTCTCCACCGGATTGGCTCCGCCCCTCTGTAGATACAGTTGCTCCTTCTTTACCAGCCTTGCCATTAGCACCCAAGGAAAATCAACACTCACCTGACTCTGAAAATACAGACATCGAACGTGGCTCAAGCGATCTGAGGCAGATTCTtttgaaacacaaaacaatttctCTGCCGGGGAGCAGCTATGTACCAATTAATCCGCCCGCAGTCCAAGATCAGATCCTGACTGAGCGGAATACTACTTTAGCAGGTGTGCCAAATAAATCACCGCTACCCGATTGCAGATTGTCATCTCAGTCTGTCCGAACACCAGCTACACAACCATCTCCTGAGACCAAGTCTGTGATCTCTGTCATTGCATCCACTGCATTGCACCCCTCGGTTATTAGTCGTGTATGCCTGCCTCCTGAGCATGAAGACAAAGTGAATCAGGGTGTGGACATGGCTCTACCTAAACACAACTACAGGCCCAGCAAAGATGACCCTGGACCCTACCATGGACCAACTATAGGTGATGAAGGGGGAAGTGCTACACGCTTTATTGTTGAAAGTTCCACTCTTAGTACAGGATCTTGCCCAGGTCTCAGGGTGAATACATCTGAAGGCGTAGTGGTACTCAGCCACTCGGGACAAAAAACCGAGGGACCTCAACGGATAAGTGCAAAAATAAGTCAAATCCCACAAGCAACCGCAGGTGACATGGAATCTCAGCAGCTGGTATCTATGCCTCAAATTAAACAAGAAATGTACAGTCATCCACAGTCGGGCCTTCAGAAAGGATCTTTTCAGACGGATCATCATTCTGGTAAGACGCAGTCAGCTTTTTCTTCTAATAAACAAGAAGGCACAAGTTTGGAGAAAATGGAGCCTACTTATCACTCCGGTCCTCAAGGAGTAGTCAAGCGTCTTGCGCAGGGAGTTGGCAATCAAAGTATGAGCTCAATGTACCTCCAGGAGTACCTACCTACAAAGCATCAGAAGAAAATAGACAGTGGAGATTCACATAGTACAGATGGTTCGAAGGCGCAGTGGGCCTCGGCCATAAGTCCGGCAATAAGTCCACATTTGCCCTCTCCTCCTGGAAATCACGTGGGCTTTGTTACGGCTGCTGGTGACCGAACTCCTTCGCATCTCGGTGGCAACAAACAGGAACCGCGATCCCCGCGAAAGTCAAGTCATCCGCATTCTCAGTTTACAAAAGTGTCCTCGCCCATTGGGTCTTCATCACCCAAGGGCATACCAGTGATGTTACCCACCGGGCTTCCCGCCATGCAACAGTTCATCACCGGTGTGCATCATCCGGAGCAGTCAGTTATCATGCCACCTCACAGCGTGGCTGGAGGCTTGGGCCGAATGTCACCTCACCCTTCTACCCAGTCGATCCCGGTGGGACATCTGGTCCAGGGAGACGTTCGGGTCAATACTCCCCCACTTTCCGTGATGAGCTACGGGATGCATAGCGAGTCTCTTGCGTCTCCCTGGTCTGGTTCCATGCAGCAGCGGCCTACTTCACCCCAAACTGCTAGCAGAGACAAAGTCCTCAAGGTGAACCCGAGTGCTTTGAGGAGTCACGACGTCGACCAAGAAGAGTCGAGACGCTTCCACCAGCAAGGACGACAGCCTGCCGCGCAATTAAAACCAGAGACGATGCAGTCAGATCCTCGGGGTGGGTTCCGAAGTGGTGTGCCAATTGAAGCATATATGGCGCAAAGAGAGATGCGTGCGCTCTTACACCAACAGGGAGAGCGTTCGTCCACGGACCCTCATTCCGGGCACCTTCAAGAGTCCCATCCCCCTACCTCTGCACCTTCCAGTTTGCCCATGTCTTTGTCTCCAAGGGCACACATTCTGCCTAAGGCTGTTTCCGAGAAGGATTTATCAAAGCCATTAGAGGCTAAAAGGCCCCACTCCCCTCTTCCTAAAGACGGATTAATGGGAATCCGGCAGCCGGGACCTACAATATCATCTCCGCAGAGAGCTGCGCTCATGCCACCAGGACTAAGCGGCGCCTTCCCAGAGTACTCTCAGATGTACCCGAACCCAAGAGGCGTCCATTCCCAGATGCCGGACACGACGCATATTGTTCCTGATGGCAAGATTGCGCAGCCTGTCAATATGGTGCAGTTGCTCACA AAATACCCGATTGTTTGGCAAGGGCTGCTTGCGCTAAAGAACGACACAGCGGCAGTCCAGTTGCATTTTGTGTGCGGCAACAAAGCATTGGCTCATCGATCACTGCCGCTCCAGGAAGGTGGCGCCTTCCTCCGGATTGTCCAGAGGATGAGACTCGAGGCTTCTCAGCTAGAGAGCGTAGCCAGAAGAATGACA GGGGAGTGCGACTTCTGTCTTCTGCTTGCTTTGCCGTGTGGACGAGATCAAGACGACGTACTGAACCAGACGCAAGCTCTTAAGTCTGCCTTTATAAACTACTTGCAGACAAAGTTGGCGGCTGGCATTATTAATATCCCAAATCCAGGTTCCAATCAG ccgGCCTTCGTGCTGCAGATTTTCCCACCATGTGAATTTTCAGAGAGCCACTTATCTCAGCTGGCCCCCGACCTTCTCAACAGGATCTCTAGTATCTCCCCTCACCTCATGATTGTCATCACCTCTGTCTGA
- the fblim1 gene encoding filamin-binding LIM protein 1 yields MTSADSSRKVSSVFITLANPHQTKAKQQGGNKKGWVHAGPSQKCPESHSSATEELPQRPSGSESRASVQSGHNTLLRESDNRDVAGSTDVFSPPPLASPSPPLPPPPSELKSYLPDPLPTPSPPAAQKPASRPPTSPKPPPPNKEVVKRTPSSGKNANKQSNGDQEDNASESRGLCGFCRKPVLFTEPSLTALERFYHKDCFMCRTCSCPLAGKTFYDKGEVPECETCYETSLDVCWSCGEKIRVQKTRALQRVYHPTCFTCVTCKQPLENFVQADTGELYCNLDYGRKFAKKCSACQQLIMDSDGTIPEHIECDGRTLHQECYRCEVCHFKFSLEKKDCYSLDGKRLCLSCSQKYSATTK; encoded by the exons ATGACGTCAGCAGATTCAAGCAGGAAAGTGTCCTCTGTCTTCATCACCTTGGCAAATCCTCACCAAACCAAGGCCAAGCAACAAGGTGGGAACAAAAAGGGCTGGGTGCATGCAGGGCCTTCCCAAAAATGCCCAGAATCTCATAGCTCTGCAACTGAAGAGCTTCCCCAAAGACCCTCAGGGTCTGAGAGCCGTGCATCCGTCCAGTCGGGACACAACACGCTATTGCGGGAAAGTGACAACAGAGATGTTGCAG GCTCAACAGATGTCTTCTCACCTCCTCCCCTTGCTTCACcttcccctcctcttcctcctcctccttctgaGCTGAAATCATACCTCCCAGATCCACTGCCCACACCATCACCTCCTGCTGCCCAGAAACCTGCCTCACGCCCTCCAACTTCACCCAAGCCGCCACCTCCCAACAAAGAG GTGGTAAAACGAACACCCTCTAGTGGGAAGAATGCAAATAAACAGTCAAATGGTGACCAGGAAGATAACGCCAGTGAGAGCAGAG GCTTGTGTGGATTCTGCCGGAAGCCCGTACTTTTTACTGAACCATCGTTAACCGCTTTGGAGAGGTTTTACCACAAAGACTGCTTCATGTGCAGGACTTGTAGTTGCCCTCTGGCTGGAAAAACCTTCTACGACAAAGGAGAAGTCCCTGAATGTGAAACGTGctatgag ACCAGTCTTGATGTTTGCTGGTCATGTGGCGAAAAGATAAGAGTGCAAAAAACCCGGGCCCTTCAGCGAGTGTATCATCCTACTTGTTTTACCTGCGTAACATGTAAACAGCCACTTGAAAATTTTGTCCAGGCAGACACTGGAGAACTCTACTGCAATCTGGACTATGGCAG GAAGTTTGCTAAGAAGTGCAGTGCCTGCCAACAGCTAATTATGGACAGTGATGGGACTATTCCAGAACACATTGAATGTGATGGACGCACCCTCCACCAAGAGTGCTACAGATGTGAG GTTTGTCACTTCAAGTTCTCACTGGAGAAAAAGGACTGCTATTCTTTGGATGGGAAAAGGCTTTGCCTCTCCTGCAGTCAAAAATATTCAGCTACAACAAAATAA